The Cervus elaphus chromosome 9, mCerEla1.1, whole genome shotgun sequence genomic interval ttaaaagaaatgcatttggatcagttctaatgacgtggatgaacccagagcctattagagagagtgaaataagtcagaaagaaaaaagcaaatatcgTACAtcaacacatgtatatggaatctataaagacggtactgatgagcctatttgcagggcagtaatggagacgcatggagaaggcaatggcaccccactccagtactcttgcctggaaattcccatggacggaggagcctgataggctgcagtccatggggtcgctaagagtcggacatgactgggcgacttcactttcatgcattggagaaggaaatggcaacccactccagtatccttgcctggagaatcccagggatgggggagcctggtgggctgccatctatggggtcacacagagtcggacacgactgaagcgacttagcagtggagacacagacacagagaacagacttatggacaagggcAGGGGAGCATAAGGAGAGGGAgcgatgaatggagagagtagcgtgggaatatacacattaccatatgtaaatagacagccaatggagATtgactgtacaacacagggaactcaaactgggactTTGTAATAATCTAGAGGGGGGGGGAAGGGTGGGAGATGGAagagagattcaagagggaggggacatatgtacacctatgattTATtcctgttgatgtatgacagaaatcaaaccactATTGTAAAGCGATCAATCAATTAaacacaaataattataaaaatttttctagcatttcttaatttccttcataTACTGGCTGTCAGCTCTGAATCTTCTCAAGCCCAGGCTAATTAGTTAATCAAAGCAATTATCTGGTACACTGGACTGGCAGTGATGCATCTGTAGAGTCTTCTGCTGATTATCTACCAGGAGTAAAAGAGTTACCccacattttaagaaaatgaatgaatatatgtatcaATGAAACAATGTTTTCATTGTTGCAAGCTTTCTTGGTACTACATTAGAACTACATTCTGTCAACAGATTAAGGCTATATGACTTATCAGACACCCAATTCTGTAACTATTTTCATTTGTTATGGTTTCAGGCCCTCCACACTGGTGGCCACCACATGGAAATATTAAGGTAATCTTCCTCCAAATTTCCTAGGAACGAAACTCGAACCTGAGTTTTCTTTGGAATTACTGTCTTAGAACTTTACTGAGGCAACTGATGTTCTTCAAGTTTCAGACACATGAAAGTGGCAGGCATGCTGTAGGTACAGAAGCCCATAGGAGAGTAATCCCAACTGGGACCCAAGCTGAGACTTGGTCATGGGTACACCACAGAACCCTCCGTAGTGCCTGGAAAATGCTTGTGGACACTGGCAGTTGCCAGGGGGCATGGCAGGTTCTTACACACCCATAGACTTGAGCATTGCATGGTTTCTTCTCTGGAGGGGATTGCAGTTTGATGAAGAGTATGCTCCTAATTGCCCTACAAGATGCAGAGAATGCCTAGGGGAGTTGTGATGGCAAACGCCAACTGTCACATATAGACTGAGGATACGTGAAGCAACAGGCTATCTCTGAACAGAGCCCCAGAGTCTGTTTCCAACTTGTATGAGGGCAAAGTGATGGAGGTACCTTTTTCATTTGCAGCTATACTTCTGAGCACTGAATATATTGTGAGGTAAAATAAGTGTTTAATAAATCAGGGAAACGGAGAAATGAAAAACTGTTTTGGTTTTCTCATGTAGATGAGTGTTCCTGTACTCCTTCATTTAGGAGCATCTGCACTTCAAGCTTAGCCTCActagtaaattttaaattttacttcttaaaaaaatgcattcatgAGTTGACTGGTGACAAAGGTGCTTTGAGGGCAGCTTAGCCTTCAGGGGACCCATAGATCAGAGTGCAGAACCTGTCAGGGGCTATAACTCCAGCCAAAGAGTCTGTAGAATCGGTCCAGGATTTACACTTTAGTCTCACAGAGTTCAGTCCTAGACTTTTCCTCTTCTGAAGGTTGCCAGTAAGAATAGTCCCTCACTTGTCCATcaatttacaaacaaaaataaacttactctttctttcttagtttctttaagaaatatttatcatctgtgctgtgcCTGAGGATACAAtattgaggaaaaaaagacagattCCCTTCTCTCATGAAACTTACAAATAGccagaaaacaggaagagaggGATTGTTATTTGTAgtaaattttgtaaataaaataggATGGTACAACAGAGAATATCTATTGAAAGTAGAGATACTACAGTCAACAATGTGATCGGTGAAGACTTCTTGGGCATGGGGATATCAGATGTGAATGGAGAAAAGGAATCACCTAGGAAGAGAGCAGTGAGGAGGATTTACCTACTTGAGTCACAGAAGACTTGTGAGATTGGAACACAGACTGAGGGAGCGGCTACACCATTATACAGCAGATGATGGTCTGCTCACCATGAACAGGCTCATATTCTCTTCAGAATAGGAGGAATATATACACCATactataaagaggaaaaaaaagctgTATTTACAGATGGTACTAGCTACTCTTGCTATTATTTGATTATACTCATTCTGTTTGAACTATTTTATATCTTACTTTGCACATATTTAAGGGCAATGATTAAGTGCCAATATATGTGCTGCTCACATAAAGGTTAGTCTAATCAGACACAGACTTAACCGTTATGGACTTATAGTTCTTTGGGGTGTGCAGTTAGTCAAATAATCATACAAATGCTTTATTATACACTGATTAGAGGTATTAAAGAGAATGGAAAGTTGGAATTGTATTTTGAGAAATATCTCTGAGAAAGTAGATCATAACCTGAGCTCTGAAGGTAGAATGAGTTTGTTCTtgtttggttgtgtctgactctttgcaaccccatggactatagcctgctaggctcctttgttgATGGAATTTCCCCAGGTAAGAATTCCCAAATCTGTCCTGTTTACACACACTTTCATTTCCCAGTAGAACACAGCAGGCctcctttctctgttcctttcagGAGATCCTGACAAGGAGGGCATCGCGTTGTTAGCTGAAAGGACATACTTAGGTTCTTGTCCACTTGCTTTGCGTAAGGGAGCTGGAGAGCTGCTGGCAGACTGGGTTACGAGCCCACATTTAAATTTTCCTAGTGAAGTCCAGAGGTCTCTATAAGTGTGATTCTAATTGTATCATTGTTTTCAACTCGATTTCAGGTGAAATGTCCATATAAGAAAGTAGACTTCAGTTGGTTCCAGGGAACAGTGAATCCCTGCCCTGGTTTATACCAACCCATCTGTGGCAACAATTTGATAACCTATGACAACCCATGCATCTTGTGTGTTGAGAGTATGTGAGTACTACTGggtgaaaaatacaacaaaaaagcTTAGTCCCAGGCAATTACTATCAATCTCTTCTACCAAGTACGACAGCTATGAAGCCAGGAATTTGCTCCAGTATGCTCAGATAACAATCAGCCCCCACTCAGGAGAATGTGTGGTAACACAGAGCACTCTTGAGTAGAAAGCAGACTCGCTGTACTCAGGAGGGTTTGCTGGGCTCTTTCTTCTCTCAGCCCTCACATTCCCATAAGCCAACTGACAGATTTGTTTTCACTTGAAGTTTCAAATATCCCTTTGAGTCCTTGAAATTCTTTGGTTTTAAGATAAGTTGTAGTTTCCTTCTTTCAGATATCTTCAACCTCATGTGTCTGAAATTCTGAACTAGGATAAGGTGACCATAAAGTTTGGGGCCTTTGGTAAAGAGTCAGTGCTTAGTCTTTGGATTTATGGAACATGATTATCAGTGATTAGACTCTCAGTTCTCACAAAATGTGGGGCTTCAGGGTCGATCTCTGTATATGACAGTCCAGTTTTCAGGGAGAAAAACTCTCCCCATAGCATCAGACTGGAGGCCTCTATCCAATAATAATTTTGCAATTTTCACAAAGGGCAATGACAGGAATATGTAAACTCTAGGCCATCCCCACTATTGAGGAATTTAGCCAAAGTGTAAGAGCATTGACAGAATAAGTTAAAGACTGATATGCCTCATATATCACAAGCTCAGGCCTGATTAAATAACTTAATTTTCAGAGATATTATAGTATACGGCATAATATCTTCAGTGGCATCTTAGCATGATGGGAAGATAACAGAGTAGGGAATCCAATAACCTGGATTCTGTCTGTAGTCAATATCCTTTATGCTTTTAGTttcctcaaatataaaataagggTGACAGATAATTTTACAAGTATTTTTGTAGTTCTGACAATTCTATTAATAAAATACTTATTCTTTCTTTAGGAAATCTCGGGGGAAAATCAGATTTCTACATGATGGACAATGCTAGTTGAGTGGACTTGGAAGTGAAAAGAagacctttcattttctttccattgaGAAACCCTTCTCCTGCAACTCACCCCTCCTTGCATGTGTTCTTAGTGACAGAAAACTGCCCCCACTGAGCTTATATCAGAGAGAGTCCTTCTTCAGACCTCTCCCCTCAGTGATTCACGGCCTTCCATATTCGCCCTAATAAAGAAACATTTCTGAAAGTCTCATGTAACTTGGGTGTCAGATCTGTGTCTCAAGTCTCAGAAGTAGAACAAAATGAACATTTGAGCCAAAGGTCAATAACAAACATGGAGCTTAATCAGATCTCTGATACTGTAAACCATGGAGTAATCTATGTGAAGGTTCCTGGTTGTTTCccaaaaacacaacagaaatttcTTCCATATTcctttggcattaaaaaaaattaataggaaaTGTGGGGTGTTGTGCTCTTCATGGCCATCCTGTTGTCTCCTTTCCACATGAAACAATCTCACTTTCAGACTCAGCCTTGAAGCAGAGTCATTCATGCATGTCTGGCTTAGGTAGGCAGGGTCCTATATTTTCACCACCCCTCTCTTTTCTTCATAGAAGGAGGTCTACATTAATAGTATCCATGAATGTCCCATTGATCATTGGTCTTTTTCTTAAGTTCTCTTGACACATTGTAACCTCTGAAACATATGGGGACATTGTTCTTTGGGTTCAATCCTTTCTCTCTAtctgctctctctctttcacacagaCATACCTACACACTTAATACGGAAAAACGACTAATATACACTCTCTTTCCCTCAGCAGCTCGCTCCCTATTGGCCAGGGAAACAGTATCTCTTTTGACTCTGAATATCCTATAAGGCTATTATCAGATTCTTTATATGTTGTGTTGGCTCTCTGAGCTTAACTACCTACTGATTACAAGGGGGACACATGGGTCCAGTAAAAAGGAAGCAATCACCTTAGGTCTGTcatctttaaaataggaaaagcaaacagcTCTGGGGAAAATCAGAGAGTCTCCACCTTTACAGAGTATCAGTTTCCACTGCTCTGAGTCCTGGGCCATACAGGAACACCAAGAACTCCAGGCAGGATTATTTCCCAACACGATTGCTTTGATTTCATGTTCATAAATCTTTTCTTCTGTAGTCATCGATCTGCAATTAATGCCATTCAGTAGCTTTttcatctcattttaatttttatctctacAAGTTTGATTTATATCTTCCatgtttataacttttaaaatatctggtaTGCAGTTACAATaactatttttatgattttattttctaactctaTTATCTGTGTCCATTCTGAGTTGGCTACTTCTTGTTATAGGTAATATTTTAGGATATAAGACATTATGAACTTTACATTGCTTGGTTCTGAATACTTTGGTATTTTTAGAATTATTCTTGAGCTTTGTTTGAGATATAGCTCAGTTATTTGGAAATACTATGATCCtctgaaattttgctttttagaGTTAGATGGGGCCAGTGCAGTACTACTAAGTGGGCTAATTACTTCTCATTACTGAGAAAAGACACTTTGGAGGACTCTACTCAAGGCACCATGGATTCTAAGGCTTTCTGGTCTGGCTAATAGGAACAAGCACCATTACCAGCCCTGTATGAGACCAGGCTCTGTTATCACTAATCCTCTCTGGCAGTTATTTCTTAGCCCTGGGTAGTTTCCTCACACACAAAAGCACAAATCAGTAATCTGATGTGCTTTCTGTCCAACTCCTCAGGGCTGTGGTCCCACAAGCTACGGCCAATTtggtctctctcctctctgctctaTCTTCCCAATTCAGGTAATCCACCTGCCCTATCAGAGTTCCTCTTACCTCTTCCTAAGATCTCTCACAATGCAGAAACCAAGGCCAACCACAGAGCTTACCAGATttgtttcccatctctcaggTTTCAGCATTCTTCTTTGCCTGACTAGACAGTGTCATTGTTTCATATATCTTGCctaattttttgtcttttcaggtAGACAGTATAACTGGCTTCTCTTACTCTTTATTATCTGAAAGTAGAAGTcaggtttatttttatcttcatgtTTTAATTGGAAACCTTCTAAAGCCTAGAATACaatgtcattattttaatttttctaaggaCTCTGAAGCATAAGTTTGTGCTCTGTAATAATACAATTCCCCCCACACCCTAGTGAATAACACGTTTACTTAAATTTGCTACATACAACAGCAAAAAGAACTTTCGTAATAGTATTTTTTCTGTCATTTGAtagtagacattttaaaaaaattaaagaagctcAGCATATTTATCTAAATATAAGACTTCCTTCCTTTCAGGGCAacccctaaaagatgatgatttCCATAAATACTATACCATTGTCAACATGAAAGGGCCTTCCTTGCTTTGACAACCACTGCCTGTGTTATTTTGCTCGCCCTCTCTGGAAGGTATTTTGAATTTTGGCCTTCTTCTATATGGTTCCCTTATTTTTTATCCTCTAATTGTTGGTCAGTCCTTGCTATCTTCTCTTTACCTATCCCCACTTCCTCTGTTTGATGATCTCCATTGCCTATATAATCATTGCTCACATCTTCATACCATGAGATTGTACCCATCTTCTTGGTATCGGGTACTAACATCTTCATTTCACTggctcagaatttttaaaatcaatctaTCTAATGTAAgtgctattttttcctttctaaaagtGGTATTCCATATGCTTTGAGTTATTGAAAGTTAATGTTACTTACTCTTGAGTCCTTTCTCACTCGAACTCAATTTCAATATATAATTTGCTTAGTCCTTATTTCATCTTAAGTATAAATTAAACCCATAAACTAAACCCATATATTTAGTCCAAGTGCTCATAATGTTTCATGAGTTCCTTTTATATTCTTATAACTATTACCTCAGCCTCCAATCTCTTCTCCTATCCATAGCTCTGcctccatttataattatttaaatatgatctattttaaaaagcactattTTTGTGAGTTATAATACAAACATCTTAGTATGACTTATAAGACACTTTTTTCAACTTGGACCGTAAGTTGAAAtcctcttgaaggattttgttaACAAACTCTATTTGCCCATAAGGTGGCAGTAAAACACTGCTGTTTAAATCAATAACTTTGATGAGACCtggacttccttagtggctcagacagtaaagcatctgcctacaatgtgggagagacctgggtttgatccctgggtagagaagatgccctggagaaggaaatggcaacccactccagtactcttgcttggaaaatcccatggatggaggagtctggtagactacagtccatagggtcgcaaaaagtcggacacaactgagtgacttcacttcacttcagggccAATGCATAGATACCAAAAATGTGATTTAGTGGCAAGTTACTAATGCTCAATGAGCTACATATTTCTCACCACTTCAAATGATGATAATACAGAGCTCCAGTCAGGATGTTGGACTAGAAGGATGTGGAACTCACCTCCTCTCACAAATACATCAATAAATACATCTACAAATGGAACAATTCTTACAGAACACCTACTGAACACTAGCAGATCTCAAACACTTGAAAGGActagaaagagctccatgtaaccaggaaagatgaatgaaaaaaaaaaaaaagagagagagagaggaagcaggaCAAGACCTGAACCTCTGGGAGGGagcttaaaaagaagaaagctccCTGCATCTCAGGAAGACCCCTCACCTGCAGGGAGATCAGCCAGGACAGAAAGGGAGCTTCAGAGGCTCAGCGAGCACAGCACTAGTTTACGGTAGGTAGAACTGAGGGACCTACACAGTCACGCCACTGCCCTGCACACCCGAGCCTGAGACATGCATCTGCGGGTACAGGAGGGGACTGGGTGTTGAAACTGGGGTTGAGAGGAC includes:
- the LOC122700806 gene encoding serine protease inhibitor Kazal-type 14-like, with the translated sequence MVSGPPHWWPPHGNIKVKCPYKKVDFSWFQGTVNPCPGLYQPICGNNLITYDNPCILCVESMKSRGKIRFLHDGQC